One window from the genome of Salisaeta longa DSM 21114 encodes:
- a CDS encoding carboxypeptidase regulatory-like domain-containing protein, whose translation MPLDAALQQLIDRTGISLAYSNTLVRDRRVYCQAQDVTSEVLLRCVLSGTSIDYVQTSGGTYVLVPALRAPKVYGTLVGTVVDAVTGEPLPDAHVLLADAGAGATTNPAGRFAFPEVLTGQHRVIVSYVGYQSVVDSVRVRKRGVQSLRVALPPQPIRTPPLIVDGLQRRRPSTRFGRGQQSAEALARLRSSGTPDVLRTVGQQAGVATARVNVDVSIQGERPGSYLTLLDGVPVRQPVVLGGLLSAFSPLSLERVTTHKAGFPARYGSHSAGVLAATHDLNRPDLSHASVSIDPVSANMRAEARWGPTARRAGAAAVAARTSVWPVYEAPALQQRLESWTAPDPLLAAQWMPGGSAGEGSFTHQETSALSFWDVHGAVRQALTPFQTLEASVYAGVNALETHTAALRTGAPDRVLAGAGRTDWSNRLVQMRHLWAVNARTTLATQAYISEGHSQMQVGMLDVTMQPTILEDGVRVVSPPLEAMDHATQRNGLRTWGGSATVDVSLTPHYQLTAALEPKAYSASVRLRNRFLGALAYDVNTWHMASFAEVKASWPTGISATMGSRFTYLPARQTVYAEPRALVRYDASAAWGTIALRGAAGLYRMFVMQSEVSNTGPMAAVPTMQFWLPLDASLAPPRAYHTAFDVLWEPTSHWTLRLETYAKWQSRSLTIDYPALVRATPFADARAAPLQSVGQASAFMTAARGRSFGASVTVERAQEAFAGGMTLALQRVRQRYPGRFGGRWVPAPWEKPVQLDAYVSRSVGWGVRAGARWRGSWGQTWALRQSYYDYLALTETSVLPEPLNLRAPGRQQLAPYRRLDLTVRGTWRLGTTNVYVEAGVLNVLNRENPFDWSAYPAASGYAFQKRVLPGRRLSALVRLQY comes from the coding sequence GTGCCGCTAGATGCAGCCCTGCAGCAGCTCATTGACCGCACGGGGATTAGTCTGGCATACTCTAATACGTTAGTGCGTGACCGCCGGGTGTACTGCCAGGCCCAAGATGTTACTTCCGAGGTGTTGCTGCGCTGCGTACTAAGCGGCACAAGCATTGATTATGTGCAAACCTCCGGCGGAACGTATGTGCTGGTTCCGGCCCTACGTGCACCCAAGGTGTACGGCACGCTCGTGGGTACGGTTGTAGACGCTGTGACGGGCGAGCCGCTGCCTGATGCGCATGTGCTGCTTGCCGATGCCGGGGCCGGGGCCACAACCAACCCGGCCGGCCGGTTCGCCTTTCCTGAGGTGCTGACGGGGCAACACCGAGTAATCGTGAGCTATGTGGGGTATCAATCGGTCGTCGACAGCGTACGGGTGAGGAAGCGGGGAGTCCAATCGTTGCGTGTTGCCTTGCCGCCGCAACCCATCCGTACGCCCCCACTTATCGTTGACGGTTTGCAGCGACGCAGGCCCTCAACACGGTTTGGGCGCGGCCAACAATCGGCCGAGGCGCTAGCGCGCTTGCGAAGCAGCGGGACGCCGGACGTGCTCCGGACGGTCGGCCAGCAGGCAGGCGTTGCTACAGCACGCGTTAACGTAGACGTAAGCATTCAAGGAGAACGCCCGGGGAGCTACCTGACGCTTCTTGACGGCGTGCCGGTGCGTCAGCCGGTTGTTCTCGGCGGGCTCCTCTCCGCCTTTAGTCCCCTGTCGCTAGAGCGCGTCACAACGCACAAGGCAGGCTTTCCGGCGCGCTACGGCAGCCACAGTGCCGGTGTGCTAGCGGCGACGCACGACCTGAACCGCCCCGATCTTTCGCACGCATCGGTGAGCATCGATCCAGTGAGTGCGAACATGCGCGCCGAGGCGAGGTGGGGGCCAACTGCCCGGCGGGCGGGTGCTGCCGCCGTTGCTGCTCGTACCAGTGTGTGGCCGGTGTACGAAGCGCCGGCGTTGCAGCAGCGCTTGGAATCGTGGACGGCGCCGGATCCGTTGCTCGCTGCGCAATGGATGCCTGGAGGCAGCGCCGGTGAAGGGTCGTTTACGCATCAAGAGACCTCTGCTCTCTCCTTCTGGGACGTCCACGGCGCGGTGCGCCAAGCACTCACACCATTTCAGACGCTTGAGGCATCCGTCTATGCCGGTGTCAATGCTTTAGAGACGCATACCGCCGCATTGCGCACGGGGGCGCCGGATCGGGTGCTTGCCGGCGCGGGACGTACCGACTGGTCGAATCGCTTGGTGCAGATGCGGCATCTGTGGGCCGTTAATGCGCGGACTACGCTTGCGACGCAAGCATACATCAGCGAGGGCCACTCGCAGATGCAGGTTGGCATGCTCGATGTCACCATGCAGCCCACGATCCTTGAAGATGGAGTGCGCGTTGTCTCTCCTCCCCTCGAGGCTATGGATCATGCGACGCAGCGCAACGGCCTGCGCACGTGGGGCGGAAGCGCCACGGTAGACGTGAGCCTGACGCCGCACTACCAACTCACGGCGGCGCTTGAACCCAAGGCATACAGCGCCAGCGTACGGCTCCGCAACCGATTTTTGGGAGCGCTAGCTTATGATGTAAATACGTGGCACATGGCCAGCTTTGCCGAGGTGAAAGCGTCGTGGCCAACGGGCATCTCTGCCACGATGGGTAGCCGCTTTACGTATCTTCCAGCCCGCCAAACTGTTTATGCAGAGCCGCGTGCGCTTGTGCGCTATGATGCCAGCGCCGCATGGGGCACCATTGCCCTCCGGGGAGCAGCAGGGCTGTACCGGATGTTTGTTATGCAGTCTGAGGTTAGCAATACGGGGCCCATGGCTGCAGTGCCCACGATGCAATTCTGGCTCCCGCTGGACGCGTCGCTTGCCCCACCGCGCGCTTACCACACCGCATTCGACGTACTTTGGGAACCTACAAGCCACTGGACACTGCGTCTTGAAACCTACGCTAAGTGGCAATCGCGCAGCCTTACCATTGATTACCCTGCACTGGTGCGCGCTACGCCCTTTGCCGATGCGCGTGCGGCTCCGCTCCAATCGGTGGGGCAGGCGTCTGCATTCATGACGGCTGCTCGCGGTCGTTCGTTTGGGGCGTCCGTAACCGTAGAACGAGCCCAGGAAGCCTTTGCAGGCGGCATGACGCTTGCGCTGCAGCGCGTAAGGCAGCGTTATCCCGGGCGCTTTGGCGGGCGGTGGGTGCCTGCTCCTTGGGAGAAGCCGGTGCAGCTCGATGCGTACGTGTCGCGCAGCGTAGGCTGGGGCGTGCGTGCGGGAGCGCGTTGGCGGGGCAGCTGGGGACAGACGTGGGCGTTGCGCCAATCGTATTATGACTACCTAGCGCTTACCGAAACGTCTGTGCTGCCCGAGCCATTAAATCTCCGGGCTCCGGGACGCCAGCAGCTCGCGCCATACCGGCGGCTAGATCTCACGGTCCGTGGGACATGGCGCCTTGGCACTACAAACGTTTACGTTGAGGCTGGTGTCCTCAACGTACTGAACCGAGAGAATCCCTTCGACTGGAGCGCGTACCCTGCAGCCTCGGGGTATGCGTTTCAGAAACGCGTTTTGCCCGGCCGACGGCTCAGCGCGTTGGTGCGTCTTCAGTACTGA
- a CDS encoding FecR family protein, with amino-acid sequence MDSESQPQHKNTPDLPPELERQATDKATSDDYAILWALLKEQDATTDRSFPTDDAWAALEARLSSASDDSPRARMPERASRRAARPKGRTRARWAVVAAMFVCIGFAVLISRPQTTVHKTAVAEQTTVTLPDGSTVTLNAASRLSYPSGFSTWFRGENRARTVTLEGEAFFAIRHRKRPFRVHTPNATIEVLGTRFNVRARSVNAQPITRVALQSGRVKVWATEEGAEDSVLLEASGASSRVVGSSAPTQPVAIAEPGIAAWRNGGLAVYNAPLLRVLKELERRYGTTIRLKISAKEAAEPLTLHYGQPVTLEDILRDISVMKGLQFRKVREGYVVIP; translated from the coding sequence ATGGATAGCGAATCGCAACCGCAACACAAGAATACGCCCGATCTGCCGCCCGAGCTGGAACGGCAGGCAACAGATAAGGCCACAAGCGATGACTACGCGATCCTCTGGGCCTTGCTGAAAGAACAGGACGCAACGACCGATCGTAGCTTCCCGACCGATGACGCATGGGCAGCACTCGAGGCTCGGTTGTCGTCTGCATCGGATGATTCCCCTCGAGCGCGGATGCCAGAACGAGCGTCAAGGCGAGCCGCCCGCCCGAAAGGACGCACGCGGGCTCGCTGGGCCGTCGTTGCTGCAATGTTTGTTTGCATTGGCTTCGCTGTGCTGATTTCCAGGCCTCAAACGACGGTCCACAAAACAGCGGTCGCGGAACAGACCACCGTAACACTGCCCGACGGCTCCACGGTAACGCTCAACGCAGCGTCGCGTCTTTCGTATCCCTCAGGTTTTAGCACATGGTTCCGGGGAGAGAATCGTGCGCGTACGGTTACGCTTGAGGGGGAAGCCTTTTTTGCGATTCGCCATCGCAAACGACCTTTTCGGGTACATACGCCAAATGCTACGATAGAAGTGCTGGGCACCCGGTTTAACGTACGGGCGCGTTCCGTCAACGCTCAGCCCATTACGCGCGTGGCATTGCAGTCTGGCCGCGTGAAGGTGTGGGCCACGGAGGAGGGAGCTGAAGACAGCGTACTGCTAGAAGCGTCGGGGGCAAGCAGTCGTGTCGTAGGCTCGTCTGCACCTACCCAACCCGTGGCGATTGCTGAACCGGGCATTGCGGCTTGGCGAAACGGCGGGCTGGCCGTTTATAATGCGCCGCTTTTGCGGGTGCTCAAAGAGCTTGAACGGCGCTATGGTACCACGATTCGGCTCAAGATTTCTGCGAAAGAAGCGGCTGAACCCCTCACGCTCCATTATGGGCAGCCGGTTACGCTAGAAGATATCCTTCGGGACATTTCAGTCATGAAAGGCCTTCAGTTTCGTAAAGTGAGAGAGGGGTATGTTGTCATTCCGTAA
- a CDS encoding RNA polymerase sigma factor, whose translation MPNLPDAQRSSDAAGASLNVLCTQVAKGNRHAFERIFRRTSERVFRYAAYMTGSDTEAFDIVQDAFMALWERRDQLGDIEALIPYILQMVRHRVYNKQRGARTRRRNEEQLPRDVLRAAPPLPDEQVNADQLHSLMDQWIEALPPRQREALTLRRIDGLSHDDIAEVMDISPHTVNNHIVRAMDTLRERLRTHRPDLLA comes from the coding sequence ATGCCTAACCTACCGGACGCTCAACGGTCCTCCGATGCCGCTGGTGCTTCGCTCAATGTGCTATGCACCCAGGTTGCAAAGGGCAACCGCCACGCATTTGAGCGCATCTTCCGCCGCACTTCGGAGCGGGTGTTTCGTTATGCCGCGTACATGACCGGATCCGACACTGAAGCCTTCGATATCGTGCAAGATGCGTTTATGGCCTTGTGGGAGCGGCGCGATCAGCTTGGTGATATTGAAGCGCTCATTCCCTACATTTTGCAGATGGTGCGCCATCGTGTATACAACAAGCAGCGAGGCGCGCGAACACGCCGGCGCAATGAGGAGCAGCTACCGCGCGATGTGTTAAGGGCCGCCCCTCCGTTGCCAGATGAACAGGTGAATGCCGACCAGTTGCATTCGTTGATGGACCAGTGGATTGAGGCCCTGCCGCCACGACAGCGTGAAGCCCTAACGCTCCGACGCATCGACGGGCTTTCCCACGATGATATAGCTGAAGTTATGGATATATCGCCGCACACCGTCAATAATCACATTGTACGAGCCATGGATACGCTGCGCGAACGCCTGCGCACGCACCGTCCCGATCTGTTGGCATAG
- a CDS encoding fasciclin domain-containing protein encodes MLLGLLALVIVASGCDDDGGGPGGMTEPTITDLATDTDNLSTLVAALQATGLAGTLDDESATFTVFAPSNSAFSAYDVNALLQSNPALLEEVLGFHVVAGAEVTADELSNGDTFTTVQGDQIEVTLEGGNVFVEGAQVTTPDVQASNGVVHIIDDVLLSNRTAGQRLLVTSATEALYTAISDAGLVDAFNNPQNVWTTFAPTNAAFQNADLSGFTAAEVQEILQYHTLDGITTSTQLVQLLDNNGGEVQVPTNQGEDITVRQLSDGTITLNGDQATLNVNNLDLRASNGIIHLIDGVLVPPSLGEMPTPSIADIVANTDAFSTLKTALESAGLVAPLADETKTYTVFAPNNDAFGPINTNELLGQADALSAVLKYHVVPGQALALADLQEGENTVTTLDGAELTVVRNGNSVFVEGSEVVQADVQAANGIIHVIDRTLLGNQNLASTARFVAPTFELYQTVVDAGLGSAFVNADGWTVFGPNNATFQNADLSGFSASEIQEVLQYHVLPSQVTDSEALLAALDQNGGQITVTTLQGEDLTIAKDGDQVVFNGGQATLDLSNLDYVASNGILHVIDGLLIPPSLQQKSIAEIVADNGQFATLKTALQTVGLDGTLGDETKTFTVFAPNDASFAPYNVNYLVNNPGLLEEVLGFHVVQGAAVQSGDLSDGDTFTTVQGDQIEISIQNGTISVEGAEVITADIEASNGVIHVVDNVLLTNRNAVERATVTKNFSILADLVGEANLASALSGVGPDGQDGLTVFAPTNEAFLAALDNNGNGTIDGNEVPSNLAEILQYHVLDDVFFAADVPTSETAVPTLQGTDVTVVRSGSSVTINPSDEDASVIAPDVDVSNGVIHGIDTVLIP; translated from the coding sequence ATGCTACTCGGATTGCTTGCGCTTGTGATAGTAGCAAGCGGATGCGATGACGATGGCGGCGGCCCCGGAGGCATGACCGAGCCCACCATCACCGACCTTGCCACCGATACGGACAACCTTAGCACGTTGGTTGCAGCACTTCAGGCCACGGGCCTCGCCGGTACGCTCGATGACGAATCCGCGACGTTTACCGTCTTTGCCCCTTCCAATAGCGCGTTCTCGGCCTACGATGTGAATGCGCTACTGCAGAGCAATCCAGCGCTCTTGGAAGAGGTGTTGGGCTTTCACGTTGTCGCAGGGGCCGAGGTCACCGCAGATGAGCTGAGCAACGGTGATACCTTTACCACCGTGCAGGGCGACCAAATTGAAGTGACCCTCGAAGGCGGCAATGTTTTTGTTGAAGGCGCACAAGTCACCACACCCGATGTACAGGCCTCTAATGGGGTTGTGCACATCATAGACGACGTGCTGCTGTCCAATCGCACGGCCGGTCAGCGCCTTCTCGTGACCTCCGCTACGGAAGCACTCTACACAGCGATAAGCGACGCAGGGCTGGTAGACGCCTTCAATAACCCACAAAACGTGTGGACCACCTTTGCTCCTACGAATGCGGCGTTCCAGAATGCCGATCTGAGTGGATTTACCGCTGCCGAAGTGCAGGAAATCCTGCAGTATCACACGTTGGATGGCATCACGACCTCTACGCAGCTCGTGCAGCTTTTGGACAATAATGGTGGAGAGGTGCAGGTCCCTACCAATCAGGGAGAGGACATCACCGTCCGGCAGTTGTCCGATGGTACCATTACACTTAACGGCGATCAGGCAACCCTCAACGTAAACAATCTGGACTTGCGTGCAAGCAACGGTATCATCCACCTAATTGACGGTGTGCTTGTGCCTCCCAGTCTTGGCGAAATGCCTACGCCTAGCATCGCCGATATTGTCGCCAATACCGATGCATTTTCCACGCTAAAGACGGCGCTGGAGTCGGCAGGGCTTGTAGCTCCGCTCGCTGACGAGACCAAGACATACACGGTGTTTGCGCCGAACAATGACGCGTTTGGCCCCATCAACACCAACGAACTTCTTGGGCAGGCCGATGCCCTTTCGGCTGTGCTGAAGTACCACGTGGTGCCCGGACAGGCGCTGGCTCTGGCTGACCTGCAGGAAGGCGAAAACACGGTCACGACGCTTGATGGCGCTGAGCTGACGGTTGTGCGCAACGGCAACAGCGTGTTTGTGGAGGGGTCGGAAGTTGTGCAGGCCGATGTGCAAGCGGCTAACGGCATCATTCACGTTATCGACCGCACGTTGCTGGGCAACCAGAACCTAGCCAGCACCGCACGCTTTGTAGCGCCTACCTTTGAGCTCTACCAGACGGTGGTGGATGCCGGGTTGGGCAGCGCGTTCGTAAACGCGGACGGTTGGACGGTCTTCGGGCCAAACAACGCCACCTTCCAGAACGCTGACCTAAGCGGCTTCAGCGCTTCGGAGATTCAGGAGGTTCTGCAGTACCACGTCTTGCCATCGCAGGTAACCGACAGCGAAGCGCTGCTAGCGGCCCTCGACCAAAACGGCGGCCAGATTACAGTGACAACCCTGCAAGGCGAGGATCTGACAATCGCCAAGGACGGTGATCAGGTCGTGTTTAACGGCGGCCAAGCCACGCTCGACCTCAGTAATCTCGATTATGTGGCGTCGAACGGCATCTTGCATGTCATTGACGGTCTGCTCATTCCGCCGAGCTTGCAGCAGAAGTCGATTGCCGAGATTGTGGCTGACAACGGGCAGTTTGCTACGCTGAAGACAGCTTTGCAAACCGTTGGGCTCGATGGCACGCTCGGAGACGAGACGAAAACCTTCACGGTGTTTGCGCCCAATGATGCCTCGTTCGCGCCCTATAACGTTAATTACTTGGTCAACAATCCAGGGCTGTTGGAAGAGGTGTTGGGCTTTCATGTGGTGCAAGGCGCCGCTGTTCAGTCGGGCGACCTGTCGGACGGTGATACCTTTACTACCGTACAGGGCGACCAGATCGAGATTTCGATCCAGAACGGCACGATTTCCGTTGAGGGTGCAGAGGTCATCACCGCGGATATTGAAGCCTCCAACGGCGTCATTCACGTGGTGGACAACGTGCTCCTAACCAACCGCAACGCCGTGGAGCGTGCAACCGTTACCAAGAACTTCAGCATCCTAGCTGACCTGGTAGGAGAAGCCAACCTGGCGAGTGCCTTGAGCGGCGTAGGCCCTGACGGTCAGGATGGGCTGACGGTGTTTGCGCCGACCAACGAGGCTTTCCTTGCGGCGTTGGATAACAACGGCAATGGGACGATTGATGGGAACGAGGTTCCTTCCAATCTGGCAGAAATCCTACAGTACCACGTACTCGACGACGTATTTTTCGCGGCCGACGTGCCCACGTCTGAAACCGCGGTGCCCACGCTTCAAGGGACGGACGTCACCGTGGTGCGTAGTGGTTCGAGCGTCACGATCAATCCGAGCGACGAAGACGCAAGCGTCATTGCGCCGGATGTAGACGTGTCGAACGGTGTCATTCACGGCATCGACACGGTGCTCATTCCGTAG
- a CDS encoding aminodeoxychorismate synthase component I: MLNPDWLNAPGTVLLDAARPDPAQPHPLLFRAPRRVIVARELAAVRPALRAMDAALAAGSYVAGYVAYEAGYAFEPVATGPLPDAPLLWLGVYDAPMALTSAAVADGLDRVAGPEAPVTDVRLAVDRARYEEALRTIKAHIQAGDVYQINYTAPLHVRYDGDPRVLYRRLRRRQRVAFGGFLHLGPRQLLCASPELFFHRDGPRLTTRPMKGTVHRGPTTAADDALAAWLTADTKSRAENLMIVDLLRNDLSRVCRPGSVQVPHLFATERYETVTQMTSTVTGRLRPGIGYHDLFAALFPCGSITGAPKRRAMSIIHALEATPRGAYCGAIGYAAPNGRATFNVAIRTVELRDGQGRMGTGSGVVWDSDPAAEYDECRLKTQFLTADPAPPLQLIETMRAEAGAVPLLAYHLDRLMASARYFDCPADRRQLRSRIEATAAALPPSPHKVRLTVDGEGRVALTTAPVSPDASPWTVVCTDVTVDASNPHRFHKTNRRGPYEAAYAQAMARGADEGLLRTADGAVTEGSRTNLFARFGAQLVTPPLSDGVLGGVYRRHVLATHPHATEGRLTPQDLARADALYCCNALRGWKEARLAAATQPTAITRVAE; encoded by the coding sequence ATGTTGAATCCCGATTGGCTGAACGCCCCCGGCACCGTGCTGCTCGATGCAGCCCGCCCCGATCCGGCGCAGCCCCATCCGTTGCTGTTTCGGGCGCCACGCCGCGTGATTGTGGCGCGGGAGCTGGCGGCGGTGCGTCCGGCGCTCCGCGCCATGGATGCCGCCCTTGCGGCCGGTTCGTACGTCGCGGGCTACGTGGCCTACGAGGCCGGCTACGCCTTCGAGCCTGTGGCAACCGGCCCCCTGCCCGACGCGCCGCTCCTGTGGCTGGGCGTGTACGACGCGCCCATGGCCCTCACGTCCGCAGCGGTCGCCGATGGGCTCGACCGGGTGGCGGGCCCCGAGGCGCCGGTCACCGACGTCCGCCTGGCGGTGGATCGCGCGCGCTACGAGGAGGCGCTGCGCACCATCAAGGCGCACATCCAGGCCGGCGACGTCTATCAGATCAACTACACGGCGCCCCTGCATGTCCGATACGACGGCGATCCGCGGGTGCTGTACCGGCGGCTCCGGCGGCGTCAGCGCGTCGCGTTCGGCGGATTTCTGCACCTGGGGCCCCGGCAGCTGTTGTGCGCTTCGCCCGAGCTGTTCTTCCACCGCGACGGCCCGCGCCTCACCACGCGTCCCATGAAAGGCACCGTGCATCGCGGCCCCACAACGGCGGCCGACGACGCCCTGGCCGCCTGGCTCACCGCCGATACCAAAAGCCGGGCCGAAAACCTGATGATTGTCGATCTGCTGCGCAACGACCTCTCGCGGGTGTGCCGTCCGGGCAGCGTGCAGGTGCCGCACCTGTTTGCCACCGAGCGCTACGAAACGGTCACCCAGATGACCTCCACCGTCACGGGGCGGCTGCGGCCGGGCATCGGCTATCACGACCTGTTTGCGGCGCTCTTTCCCTGCGGCTCCATCACGGGCGCGCCCAAGCGCCGCGCCATGTCCATCATCCACGCGCTGGAGGCAACGCCCCGGGGCGCGTACTGCGGGGCCATCGGGTACGCCGCGCCCAACGGCCGCGCAACGTTTAACGTCGCCATCCGCACGGTGGAGCTGCGCGACGGGCAGGGGCGCATGGGTACCGGAAGTGGAGTGGTGTGGGATTCCGATCCCGCGGCGGAGTACGACGAGTGCAGGCTCAAAACGCAGTTCCTAACGGCCGATCCTGCGCCGCCGCTGCAACTCATCGAGACGATGCGCGCGGAGGCGGGCGCCGTGCCGCTGCTCGCGTACCACCTCGACCGCCTCATGGCCTCGGCGCGCTACTTCGATTGCCCGGCCGACCGGCGGCAGCTCCGCTCGCGCATTGAAGCGACGGCCGCCGCCCTTCCCCCAAGCCCCCACAAGGTGCGCCTCACCGTTGATGGCGAGGGCCGCGTGGCCCTGACGACGGCGCCGGTATCGCCCGATGCGTCGCCCTGGACGGTGGTGTGCACCGACGTTACGGTCGACGCGTCCAACCCGCACCGCTTCCACAAAACGAACCGCCGCGGCCCCTACGAGGCCGCCTACGCCCAGGCGATGGCCCGAGGGGCCGACGAGGGGTTGTTGCGCACGGCCGACGGTGCCGTGACCGAAGGCAGCCGCACGAATCTGTTTGCCCGGTTCGGCGCGCAGCTGGTAACGCCCCCGCTGTCTGACGGCGTGCTGGGCGGCGTGTACCGGCGGCACGTGCTGGCGACGCATCCGCACGCCACGGAGGGCCGCCTTACCCCGCAGGATCTGGCGCGCGCCGATGCGCTGTACTGCTGCAACGCCCTGCGGGGGTGGAAGGAGGCCCGGCTTGCGGCTGCAACTCAACCGACGGCGATAACCCGCGTAGCCGAATAG
- the tyrS gene encoding tyrosine--tRNA ligase gives MDFPPVDDQLAVLRRGVEEILPEEELRKKLERARQTGQPLTVKLGCDPSRPDLHLGHTVVLRKLRQFQDLGHHAILIVGDFTGMIGDPTGRSKTRAALTLAETREHGETYYEQATRVLDPEKTEIRYNSEWLDALSFSDVIELAGSYTVAQMLEREDFKTRYNAGKPISIHEFLYPLAQGQDSVEIKADVELGGTDQRFNLLVGRHLQQVRGQDPQVCMMLPLLEGTDGTQKMSKSLDNAIGIAESPEDMYGKTMSVPDDLIYRYAELVSDIPTDDLPKVKAFAEANPREAKAQLAHTIVRMYHDEAAADAARDHFEQTVVQGGVPDDIPTYTPDADAGEQVGLLNLMRGAGLTDSNSEGRRLIKQGAVSIDGETVEDTGLYVTVSEQAPFTLQVGKRRFARIVHEA, from the coding sequence ATGGATTTTCCACCCGTCGACGACCAACTCGCCGTGCTACGCCGCGGCGTCGAAGAGATTCTGCCGGAGGAGGAGCTCCGCAAGAAGCTGGAACGCGCCCGCCAAACGGGCCAGCCGCTTACCGTAAAGCTGGGCTGCGACCCCAGCCGCCCCGACCTGCACCTGGGCCACACCGTCGTCCTGCGCAAGCTCCGCCAGTTTCAGGACCTCGGCCACCACGCCATCCTCATTGTGGGCGACTTTACCGGGATGATTGGCGACCCCACGGGCCGCTCCAAGACGCGCGCGGCGCTCACGCTCGCGGAGACCCGCGAACATGGCGAAACCTACTACGAGCAGGCCACCCGCGTCCTCGATCCGGAAAAGACCGAGATCCGCTACAACTCCGAATGGCTCGACGCCCTCTCGTTTAGCGACGTCATTGAGCTGGCCGGGTCGTACACCGTTGCACAAATGCTGGAGCGCGAGGACTTCAAAACGCGCTACAACGCCGGCAAGCCCATCAGCATCCACGAGTTTTTGTACCCGCTCGCTCAGGGGCAGGACTCGGTGGAAATTAAAGCGGACGTCGAGCTGGGCGGCACCGATCAGCGCTTCAACCTGCTGGTGGGCCGTCACCTGCAGCAGGTGCGCGGGCAAGACCCGCAGGTGTGCATGATGCTTCCGCTCCTGGAAGGCACCGACGGCACGCAGAAAATGTCGAAGTCGCTGGATAACGCCATCGGCATCGCCGAATCGCCGGAAGACATGTACGGCAAGACGATGTCGGTGCCCGACGACCTGATCTACCGGTACGCCGAGCTGGTCTCCGACATTCCCACGGACGACCTGCCGAAGGTGAAGGCGTTTGCCGAAGCCAATCCGCGCGAAGCCAAAGCGCAGCTGGCCCACACCATCGTGCGGATGTACCACGACGAAGCGGCGGCCGACGCGGCCCGCGATCATTTCGAGCAGACGGTGGTGCAGGGCGGCGTGCCCGACGACATTCCGACGTATACCCCAGACGCTGATGCGGGCGAACAGGTGGGCCTCCTCAACCTGATGCGTGGCGCAGGCCTCACCGACTCCAACAGCGAAGGGCGCCGCCTCATCAAGCAAGGCGCGGTGTCCATCGACGGAGAAACCGTGGAAGATACCGGATTGTACGTAACCGTCTCTGAACAAGCGCCGTTTACGTTGCAGGTGGGCAAGCGCCGCTTTGCACGCATCGTACACGAGGCCTAG
- the smpB gene encoding SsrA-binding protein SmpB: protein MSTGIKTVERNKKARYEYAIEDTVEAGIVLKGSEVKSVRAGKVSLDGAYCAVDRYGEMLLHDAYIKPYEQAGHFNHDARRTRKLLLHSREIERWAEAANRKGYTIVPLELYLRDGWVKLKIGLGKGKKQHDKRQTIKERESTRRLEEQRRAYNL from the coding sequence ATGAGCACGGGCATCAAAACCGTGGAGCGCAATAAAAAGGCGCGCTACGAGTATGCGATTGAGGATACCGTGGAAGCGGGCATCGTGCTGAAGGGCTCCGAGGTGAAGTCGGTGCGCGCAGGCAAAGTGAGCCTCGATGGGGCCTATTGCGCGGTAGATCGCTACGGCGAGATGCTGCTGCACGATGCGTACATCAAGCCGTACGAACAAGCCGGGCACTTCAACCACGACGCCCGCCGCACACGAAAGCTCCTGCTGCACAGCCGCGAAATTGAGCGCTGGGCCGAGGCCGCCAATCGCAAAGGCTACACCATCGTGCCGCTCGAGCTGTACCTGCGCGACGGCTGGGTGAAGCTCAAAATTGGCCTTGGCAAGGGCAAAAAACAGCACGACAAGCGGCAAACCATCAAAGAGCGCGAGAGCACGCGCCGCCTCGAAGAACAGCGCCGCGCCTACAACTTGTAG